A region of the Agromyces sp. CF514 genome:
TGCGGGGGAGATGCCGAGTGCGAGGACTGCGGCAGCGGAGCCTGCCGCCGCGATTGCGGCGACGACGACGCGTGAACGTTTCATTTCGGGTCCTTCAGTGCAGGTGATCCGTGCTCGGGTCGGCACGTTCACACGGAACTCTAGGCTATGGATCGGCAATGAGACAGTGTTCCTGACCAATACCGGACAGTCGTCTCCGGTGACCGGGGCATCGGCCTCGGCGACGTCATCGGGCGAGGCCTCGTTCCGCCGAGCCGATAAGGTGGATCCGGCGCCGCGCAACCGCGTCGCGCCGTCTCGAACGGGAGGACAACACGTGTCGCAGGGCAACGTCGACTACCGCGACTCGGGCCTCGCCTTCGGCCCCGAGTTCCTCTTCGGATCGGCCACGGCCTCCTATCAGATCGAGGGCGCCGTCACCGAAGACGGGCGCGGCCCGTCCATCTGGGACACGTTCAGCCACACTCCGGGCAAGGTCTGGAACGGCGACACCGGCGACCGCGCATGCGACCACTACCACCGCCTCGACGAGGATCTGGACCTCATGGTGCGACTCGGCCTCGAGGCGTACCGCTTCTCGATCGCATGGCCGCGCATCCAGCCCACCGGGCGCGGGCCGGCCAACGAGGCCGGACTCGCGTTCTACGAGCGCCTCGTCGACGGGCTCATCGCCCGCGGCATCCGTCCCATCGCGACGCTCTACCACTGGGACCTCCCGCAGGCGCTCGAAGACGAGGGCGGCTGGACGAACCGCGCCACGGCCGAGGCGTTCGCGGACTACGCGCGCATCCTGGGCGAGCGCCTCGGAGACCGCGTCGACGTCTGGACCACCCTGAACGAGCCCTGGTGCTCGTCGTACCTCGGCTACGGCTCCGGGGCGCACGCGCCCGGGCTCATGGACGGCGCGAAGGCGCTCGCGGCCGTGCACCACCTGAACCTCGCGCACGGCCTCGCGATCAAGGCCCTGCGCGAGGTCGTCACGAACGACCCGGGCTACTCGATCACGCTCAACCTGCACGTCATCCGCCCGTCCGGGCCCACCGGTGCCGAGGCCGCGCGCCGCATCGACGGACTCGCCAACCGGGTGTTCCTCGGTCCGCTCCTCGACGGCGAGTACCCGGCCGACGTCATCGCCGACACGGCCGACGTGACCGACTGGGCGTTCGTGAAGCCCGGCGACACCGAGCTCATCCGCCAGCCCATCAGCCTGCTCGGCGTGAACTACTACTCGACCGTCACCGTGCGCATGTGGGACGGCGAGAGCCCCCGCGTCAACGCCGACGGGCACAAGGACATGGGCGGCACCGCGTGGCCCGGCTCCGGGCAGGTCGAGTTCCTCGAGCAGCCCGGCCCGTACACCGACATGGGCTGGAACATCGACCCGTCGGGCCTCGAGGACCTCCTCGTCTCGCTCCACGAGGCCTACCCCGGGCTGCCGCTCATGGTCACCGAGAACGGTGCGGCCTTCGCCGACGCCGTGGTCGACGGCCCCGACGGCCCGGCCGTGCACGACGTCGAGCGCACCGACTACCTGCGCCGGCACTTCACGGCCGCCCACCGGGCCATCGAGCGCGGCGTCGACCTGCGGGGCTACCAGGTGTGGTCGCTGATGGACAACTTCGAGTGGGGCTACGGCTACTCCAAGCGCTTCGGCATCGTGCGCGTCGACTACGACACCTTCGAACGCCTGCCGAAGGACTCCGCGCTCTGGTACGCGGAGCTCATCCGCACACGCGCGATCCCCGACGCGCCGGTCCCGTCGGCCTGACCGTCACGCCCGCTTGCGCGGGCGGTTCGATTCAGCGGGCGGATGCCTCGGCATCCGTCCGCTGCGATCGCTCGTCGCCGCGCAGCTCGCGCGCGAGGTGGGCGACGACCGCGGTCAGGTCGCCGTCGTTCGCCTCGGCGACCGCGATCTGGCGACGGTAGCTGCCTCCGCCGTCGAGGATGCCTCGCACGAGCTGCAACTCGCTCGCGCACCCGAGCCGCTCGGCGACGGGCACGAGGGTGGTGACGAGATCGCGCAGGTCGTCGGAGACGAGGCGCTCGGTGCCCGCGACATCCGTGATGATCTCGGCGTCGAGCCCGTAGCGCGCAGCGCGCCACTTGTTCTCGCGCACGTACCAGGGCTGCAGCACCGTGAGGGTCTGGCCGTCGTCGAGACGCGTCGACATCCACTCGACGAGGCACTGCACGAGGGCTCCGATCGCGGCCAGTTCGTCGGCGGTCGAGACCCCGTCGCAGACGCGCACCTCGACCGTGCCCCACTTCGCCGAGGGGCGGATGTCCCAGCGCACCTCGGTGTAGTCCTCGATGACGCCCGTGCGAACGAGGTCGTCGACGTAGCGCTCGTACGCCGCCCAGTCGGCGAGGGGGTACGGCAGGCCTGCCGTCGGCAGCTGCTGGAACATGAGCGCGCGGTTCGACGCGTAGCCCGTGTCGACGCCCGCCCAGAACGGGCTCGACGCCGAGAGCGCCTGCAGGTGCGGCAGGTAGGCGAGCAGGCCGTCGAGGATCGGCAGGGCCTTGGCCCGGTCCTCGATGCCCACGTGCACGTGCACGCCCCAGATCATCATGTTGCGGCCCCACCAGCGGGTGCGGTCGACGAGCTTGTGGTACCGGGGCTTGTCGGTGAGGTGCTGGTCGTACCACTGGCTGAACGGGTGCGAGCCGCTGCAGATGAGCTCGTACTCGCCCAGCTCGTCGACCACCGCGCGCACCTCGTCGAGCTGCCCCTGCAGGTCGGCCACGGCGTCGGCGACACGCTCGTGCACGCCGCTCACGAGCTCGACCGTGTTGGTGAGCATCTCCTCGGTGATCGACGGATGCCGCCCGCCCTCGCTCCGGGCGTGCAGCACCTCGAGCACGCGGTCGCCGACCGAGGCGAGTTCACCGGTCGTGCGATCGACGATGGCGATCTCCCACTCGATACCGACGGTCGATCGGGGGGATCGGGCGAACTCGATCGGCATGCCTGCCCCTTTCGCACGGCGCATCCGGCACCGTCGGCCCATCATGACATGCAGACCCGGCGATTATCCTTCTTGGGCGTAATCTGCAAGAATGGTCAGTCGAGTTCTGTTGCGCCCGACCCTCTATCCGGCGCGCAGAGCCACTCAGAGCTTCCGCCGAGTGTGCACCCCACGCTCACGGCTGTCAGTTCACCCAACTCACAACATTTCAGGAGAATTGTGGCTGTCAAGATTCGTCTCAAGCGCCTCGGCAAGATCCGTGCGCCGTACTACCGCATCGTCGTCGCCGACTCGCGCACCAAGCGCGACGGTCGCGTGATCGAGGAGATCGGCAAGTACCACCCCACCGAGAGCCCCTCGTTCATCGAGGTCGACTCCGAGCGTGCCCAGTACTGGCTCTCCGTCGGCGCGCAGCCGACCGAGCAGGTCGAGGCCATCCTCAAGCTGACCGGCGACTGGGGCAAGTTCAAGGGCGACAAGAACGCGGTCTCGACCGTCAAGGTCGCCGAGCCGAAGGCGGCCTTCGTCGCCGACGACAAGAAGAAGCCGGTGCTGAAGCCCAAGTCGGAGAAGCCCGCGCCGAAGGCCGAAGAGGCCGAGGTCGCTGCTGACGCGTCGACGGACGAGGCGTAAGTCTTGCTCCAGTCCGCGCTCGAACACCTCGTCAAGGGGATCGTCGATCACCCTGACGACGTGAAGGTCGTCTCCGCGTCGAGCGCACGTGGCGAGGTCCTCGAGGTTCATGTGAACCCCGAGGACCTCGGTCGCGTCATCGGCCGCGCAGGTCGCACCGCGAAGGCGCTCCGCACGCTCGTCACCGCGCTCGCCGACGGACGCCGCGTTCGCGTCGACGTCGTCGACACCGACGACTGACGTGGCCGACGCACCCAGGACCCAACTGCGGGTCGGTCGCCTCACCAAGGCGCACGGCCTGAAGGGCGCGATCAAGGTCGAGCTCTACACCGACGACCCCGAGCGGCGCTTCGTGCCGGGGGCCGAGTTCTCGCTGCAGGTCCCCACGGACTCCCCGTGGCACGGCAAGCACCTCGTGCTGCGCGACCTCCGGTGGTACAACGGCATGCCGGTCGCCTTCTTCGAGGGCGTCGACGACCGCACGGCCGCCGAGGCGCTGCTGAAGGCGATCCTCTGGGTCGAGAACGTCGACCTCGAAGAGGCCGAACCCGACGCCTGGTACGACCACCAGCTCGTGGGCCTCGCGGTCCACCGCGATGGCGTCGAGGTCGGCAAGGTCGTCCGCGTCGACCACTTCCCGGCGCAGGACCTCCTCATCGTGAAGACGCCGACCGGCGAGGTCATGGTGCCGTTCGTGCAGGCGATCGTGCCCGAGGTCGACGTGGCGGCGGGCGTCGTCACGGTCACGCCGCCGTCCGGTCTCTTCGAGGAGATCGCCGACGACGAAGCGACCGAGACCTCCGCGACGGATGCCGCGGGCGGGGCCGGTTCGGCCGACGCCGACGCGTCCGCCGAGTAGGCCGGCCGCCGTGCGCATCGACATCGTCACGATCTTCCCCGAGTTCTTCTCGGTGCTCGACATCTCCCTGCTCGGCAAGGCCAGGCAGGCCGGGATCATCGAGGTCGAGGCGCACGACCTGCGTTCGTTCACGCACGACCGTCACCGCACGGTCGACGACACCCCGTACGGCGGCGGCGCCGGCATGGTGATGAAGCCCGAGCCTTGGGGCGAGGCGATCGACTCGATCGTCGGCCCCGAGGCATCCGAGGCGCTCCTCGTCGTGCCGTCGCCTGCGGGCGAGCCGTTCACGCAGGCGGTGGCCCGCGAGTTGGCCGCCGAGCGGCACCTCGTGTTCGCCTGCGGACGCTACGAGGGCATCGACCAGCGCGTGACCGACCACTACGAGGGGCGCATGCGGGTGCGCCTGATCAGCCTCGGCGACTACGTGCTGAACGGCGGCGAGGTCGCCGTCATGGCCATGATCGAGGCCGCCGGGCGTCTGGTGCCAGGCGTGGTCGGCAATCCCGAGAGCCTCGTCGAGGAGTCGCACGAAGACGGCCTGCTCGAGTACCCGAGCTACACCAAGCCCGCCGTCTGGCGCGGCCTCGAGGTGCCGCCCGTGCTGCTCTCGGGCAACCACGGCGCGGTCGCCGCCTGGCGCCGCGAGCAGCAGGTCGAGCGCACGCGCCGCGTGCGGCCCGAGCTGCTCGACGACTGACCGTGGGCGGCTGACGACGGCGCACCCCGCGCCTGGGCGTTCGCGCGCCGTGCCGGGTCGCGTGAGGTCTTCTTCACGCGCCCGAAACAGTCGGGTGCGCGTCGCGAAACACGCCGTTTATAGCGTCGATACCGGCGGTGCACAGCGAATACCCGCCGGAAAGCGCGGGATGTCGATGGCCGGGCCGAGTGACGATGACCCCCTGTCGGACTCCGACGCCGCTCCGCCGCTGCGCCTGATCGCGGCCACGCACGGCTCGCCGTCCACGGCCAACCGAAAGGCCGTGATGCGCCTGGTCGACCGGGTCGCGACCGCAGAACCCGAACTCGACGTTGCCATCGAGTTCGTCGACGCCAAGAGCGCCGACATCGCCGCAGCCGTCGCCGCAGCAGGCAGCGTCGACGCGGTCATCGTGCCGCTCACGCTCTCGGCCGGCTACCACGTGCGTACGGGGCTCGCGTTCGGCCTCGAGCGCATCGGCGGCGGCGTGCGCCTCGCCGCCGAGCTCGGACCCGACGACCGCCTGGTCGCCATCCTCGCCGAGCGGCTCGACGAAGCGGGACTCGACGAGGGCGACGCGGTGCTGCTCGCCGCCGCCGGCTCGAACGACCCGCGCGCGGTGCGCGAGTGCTTCGAGACCGCGAGACGGCTCGGCCACCGCCTCGGACGCCCGGTCACGGTCGGGTTCATCGCCGCGGCCATCCCGCGCCTGCCCGACGCGATCGAGATGATCCGCGAGGTGCACCCGGGCACGCGGATCGCCGTCGCCGCCTACCTGCTCGCGCCGGGCACCTTCTACGACGCCGCGGCCGCGGTCGACGCGGAGATCATCGCGGAGCCGCTCATCGCGCCTGGCCGGCCCGTGCCGCACGCGCTCGTCGAGGTCGTGCTCGACCGATACGCCGCGGTGGAGGCCGAACGACGCCACTACGCCTGATCGGCGTACCGACTTCGGCGGGCCGCGTCGTCGAGGCGTGGGCGCCCGGGCGCCCGGGGAAGGGGCATCGGCGCCGGCTGCGCCTGCCGCGCCTTCGGTCGCTCCTGCGAACGACGGATGCCGCGGCGCGGCGTCATCGAGCACGCGTGCGCCGCGGCATCCGCAGCCGTGTCGTTCAGGCCGCGAGCGTCGGCGTGCCGTCGGCGTCGGCGACGCGCGCGAGCACCTCCGCGATGCGCGACCGGCAGCCGCCGCAGCCGGTGCCGGCCCTGGTGTCGCGGCCGACGCACTCGACGGTCGTGTTGCCGCACGCCGCGGACTCCTCGATGCGGCCGACGGTGACGGCATTGCACCAGCACACCGTCGTCGTCGGCGCGAAGGCGTCGGCGTCGGCTGCCGGGTCGTAGTCGGGGCCGTCGAATCGCAGGAGCAGCGAGCGGTCGGCCGGCAGTTCGCCGCCCCGCTCGAACAGGAGCGTGAGCTCGGCGGCCGTGCGCGGCATCCCGACGCTCACGAAGCCCGTGAGCACGCCGTCTTCGGTGACCATCTTCACGTAGCGGAGGTGCTCGGGGTCGGCCCACTGCGCGATCCGCCGGCGCGGGTGCAGGCCGTCGTCGTCCCACGGATCGCCCGAGATGTCGCCGACGGCGACGACGTCGATGTGCTCGGCCTTCAGCATCACGAGCGCGTCGCGTTCGACCGGCGTGGCGACGTCGTGCTCGCGCTCCGCCGCCTCCGCGAGGAACGAGGCGGCGAGCCACGCAGCCTGCCGCCACCCCGGCCCGACGAGCCCGGACGGGGCACCGGGGAGCGTGCGCTGCCCGGCGAGCTCCTCGGTGCGCTCGACGACCTGGGCGCAGTCGCCGATGGCGAAGATCGCCGGATCGGTCCACGACGCGAGGTGCGGGTGCACCACGATGCCGGCAGCGGTCCGGAGCCCGGCGAGCACCGCGAGCTCGGTGCGCGCGCTCACACCGCACGAGAGCACGAGCAGGTCGCCGCGCAGTTGCTTGCCGTCGGCCGTGACGAGCATGTCGAACCGGCGCACGCCCTCGTCGTCGGTGCGGAACGCAACGGCTTCGGCGCGGCTGTGCGCGATCACCTGGATGCCCGTGCGCCGCAGCGCCGAGCGCAGCACCTGACCGCCGCCGCGATCGAGGTTGCGCGGCATCGGGTGCGGTCCGTGGTGCACGACGCAGACCTGCGCCCCCGCGTGGGCTGCGGCGAGGGCGAGTTCGAGCCCGAGCACGCCCGCGCCGAGCACGATGATGCGGCGTCGTTCGCGCACCGCCTCGAGCACGCGCTCGGCGTCGGCGAGGTCGCGGAGCGCCGTGATGCCCGCCGGAAGCGCGTCGTCGCGGGCGACGAGCTGCCGGCCGTACTTCTCGAGCGAGGCGAGGTCGCGGCGGTGGCGCTCGACGCCGTCCAGCGTCGGCACGTTCGCCCGCGCACCCGTCGCGAGCACGAGCCGGTCGTAGGCGAGCTGCTCGCCCGTGTCGAGGCGCACCGTGCGCGCTGCGCGGTCGATCGCGGTCACCGCGACCCCGAGCATCACGCGAGCGCCGGCCTCCTCGGCGGTGATGCGGTCGCCCACGAGCATGCCGTCGAGGTCGGCGTTGCCGACCGCGTACTCGGCGACCAGCACCCGGTTGTACGCCTCGACGTCCTCACCGGCGATAACCGTGAGCTCGACGGCGCCGGCCTGCACGCCCGGCAGCACCTCCTCGACGAACCGGGCGCCGACCGGGCCGTACCCGACGAGGACGATCTTCAGAGGGTTCCTGCTGGTCATGCGGGCACTCCGGTCTCTTCGGCGCGAGCGACGACCTCGGCGGGCGAGATCCGGCGCACCCGGACCACGTTCGTCTTGAACTCGGGCATCGACGAGATCGGGTCGACCTCGTCGGAGGTGAGCAGGTTCGCGGCCTGCCCGTCGCCGTAGTGGAAAGGCAGGAAGACCGCTTCGGGGCGGATGTCGGGGGTGTGCCTGGCACGGCAGCGCACGACCCCGCGGTGGTTGGCGACCTCGATCTCGTCGCCGTCGTCGATGCCGAGCCGGAGGGCCGTGGCCGGATGCATCGAGGCGACCGCCGCGGGCTGCGCGTCGAGCAGTTCCGGCACCCGACGCGTCTGCGCGCCGCTCTGGTAGTGCTCGAGCAGGCGCCCGGTGACGAGGGTGACCTCACCGTGTCCGGGCACGGGGCGTGCCGTCTCCCGTACCGTCACGGGCACGAGGCGCGCCAGCCCGTCGGGGTGTGCGAAGCGGTCGGCGAACAGCCGTGGCGTGCCGCGGCTGCCCCGCGGGAAGGGCCAGTACGCGGCATCCCCTCGGTCGAGCATCTCGTAGTCGATGCCCGAGTAGTCGGCGATGCCGCCCTCCGAGGCCAGACGCAGCTCCTCGAACACGGCCTCGGGGTCCGTGTCGAAGGCCGCCGTGCAGTCGAGGCGCTCGGCGAGCTCGTGGAGGATCCAGAGCTCGTCGCGCACGCCCGACGGCGGGGTGATCGCGCGGCGGCGGCGGATGACGCGGCCCTCGAGCGAGGTCATGGTGCCCTCCTCCTCGGCCCACTGCGTGATCGGCAGCACGACGTCGGCGAGCGCCGCCGTCTCGGAGAGGAAGAAGTCGCAGACGACGAGCAGGTCGAGCCGCTCGAGGCCGGCGCGCACCTCGCGGACGTTGGGCGAGGAGACGACGAGGTTCGAGCCGTGCACCATGAGCGCGCGCACGCCGCCTGGCGCTCCGAGCAGCTTCAGCAGCTCGATCGCGGGAACTCCGGGGCCTGGCAGGACGGCGGGGTCGACACCCCAGACCCGGGCGACGTGCGCGCGTGCCTCGGGGTCGGCGATCTTGCGGTACCCGGGCAGCTGGTCGCATTTCTGGCCGTGCTCGCGCCCGCCCTGTCCGTTGCCCTGCCCGGTGAGCGTGCCGTACCCGCTGCCTGCGCGGCCCGGCAGGCCGAGCAGCAGCGCCAGGTTGATCGCCGCGGTCGCGGTGTCGGTGCCGTCGACGTGCTGTTCGACGCCGCGCCCCGTGAGCACGTACGTGCGGCCCCCCGAGGCGAGCCGGCGCGCGAGCCGCTTGAGCGTGAGCGCAGCGACCCCCGTGACCGACTGCACGCGCTCGGGCCACCAGGCGGCGACGCTCCGGCGCACCCGGTCGAAGCCGACCGTGCGGTGCTCGACGTACTCGAGGTCGACGAGGCGTTCGGCGATGACGACGTGGATGAGGCCGAGCAGCAGTGGCAGGTCGGTGCCGGGGGCGGGCTGCACGTGCAGGCCCCGGCCGTCGTCGGTGAGCCGCGCGGTCGCGGTGCGACGCGGATCCACGACGACGAGCCCGCCGGCGGCCTGCGCGCCCGCGAGGTGGCCGATGAACGGCGGCATGGTCTCGGCGGGGTTCGTGCCGAGCAGCAGGATCGTCTCCGCCCCGTCGAGGTCCTCGAGGGGGAACGGCAGCCCCCGATCGACCCCGAACGCCCGATTGCCCGCCGCTGCCGCCGACGACATGCAGTAGCGGCCGTTGTAGTCGATGCGGCTCGTGCCGAGCGCGAGCCGCGCGAACTTGCCGAGCAGGTACGACTTCTCGTTCGTGAGCCCGCCGCCTCCGAACACGCCGACCGCGTCGGCACCGTGCGATGAGCGGATGCCGCGCAGCGACGCCGCGACCACGTCGAGCGCCTCGTCCCACGAGGTCTCGTGCAGCACGCCGTCGGCGCCCCGCACGAGCGGGGCGCCGAGGCGGGACGGAGCACGCAGGAGCTCCGCCGAGGTCCACCCCTTCTTGCACAGCCCGCCCCGGTTCGTCGGGAAGTCGCGGCCGGCGACCACGACCGGCGCCGTGGCCTCGTGCGTGGCGTGCGCCGCGGCATCCGTCGGGGTCAGGGTCATCGCGCACTGCAGGGCGCAGTACGGGCAGTGCGTGTCGGCGGAGTGGGTCAATGCGTCTCGTTTCAGATCTTGTGGGCGCTGAGGCGGCCGGAGCGGACGTAGACGGCCCAGGTGAGCACGAGCAGCACGACGTACGCCGCGATGAAGCCTGCGAACGCCGCGCCGTAGCCGCCGGTCGACTGGAACGAGAGGTTCAGCGCCTGGGGGATCAGGAAGCCGCCGTAGGCGCCGATCGCGGAGATGAGTCCCAACGCGGCGGCGGCCTTGCGCTGGGTGGACACGTCGCCCGTGCCGCCGCCGCGCACGGCGAACACGACGGGCACCATGCGGTAGGTCGAGCCGTTGCCGATGCCGGCCGAGGCGAACAGCAGCAGGAACAGGCCGAGGAAGAGCCAGAAGTTGCCGAGGGGCAGGGTGAGGAGCACGGCGACCGTGATGAGCGCCATCGCCGCGAAGGCGGTCATCGTGATGCGAGCGCCGCCGAACCGGTCGGAGAGCCGGCCGCCGTAGGGACGGGCGAGCGAGCCGACGAGCGCGCCGAGGAACGCGAGCGAGACCGACGCGCCGCCGACGGCGATGGTCGAGAACTCGGGGAACTGGTCGGCGATGAGCTTCGGGAACACGCTCGCGAAGCCGATGAACGAGCCGAACGTGCCGATGTAGAGCAGCGAGAGGAGCCAGAGGTGCGGTTCCTTGAGCGCGGCCGCCGAGCCCGTGAAGTCGGCCTTCGCGTTCGAGAGGTTGTTCATGTAGCGGGCGGCGCCGAGCATCGCGACCAGGATGAACGGGATCCAGATCCAGCCGGCGACCGGGAGGTTCAGGGTCGCCCCAGCGCCGATCGTGATGACGATCGGGACCACGAACTGCGCGACCGCGGCACCGAGGTTGCCGCCGGCGGCGTTCAGGCCGAGCGCCCAGCCCTTCTCGCGCTGCGGGTAGAAGAACGTGATGTTCGACATCGAGCTCGCGAAGTTGCCGCCGCCGAAGCCCGCGAGCGCCGCCGCGGCCAGGAGCACCGGGAACGGGGTCTCGGGGTTGGAGACGCACACGACCATCGCGGTGGTCGGCAGGAGCAGCAGCGCGGCCGAGATGATCGTCCAGTTGCGGCCGCCGAACTTCGGCACCAGGAACGAGTAGGGGATGCGCAGCG
Encoded here:
- a CDS encoding FAD-dependent oxidoreductase, coding for MTSRNPLKIVLVGYGPVGARFVEEVLPGVQAGAVELTVIAGEDVEAYNRVLVAEYAVGNADLDGMLVGDRITAEEAGARVMLGVAVTAIDRAARTVRLDTGEQLAYDRLVLATGARANVPTLDGVERHRRDLASLEKYGRQLVARDDALPAGITALRDLADAERVLEAVRERRRIIVLGAGVLGLELALAAAHAGAQVCVVHHGPHPMPRNLDRGGGQVLRSALRRTGIQVIAHSRAEAVAFRTDDEGVRRFDMLVTADGKQLRGDLLVLSCGVSARTELAVLAGLRTAAGIVVHPHLASWTDPAIFAIGDCAQVVERTEELAGQRTLPGAPSGLVGPGWRQAAWLAASFLAEAAEREHDVATPVERDALVMLKAEHIDVVAVGDISGDPWDDDGLHPRRRIAQWADPEHLRYVKMVTEDGVLTGFVSVGMPRTAAELTLLFERGGELPADRSLLLRFDGPDYDPAADADAFAPTTTVCWCNAVTVGRIEESAACGNTTVECVGRDTRAGTGCGGCRSRIAEVLARVADADGTPTLAA
- a CDS encoding RNA-binding protein; the protein is MLQSALEHLVKGIVDHPDDVKVVSASSARGEVLEVHVNPEDLGRVIGRAGRTAKALRTLVTALADGRRVRVDVVDTDD
- a CDS encoding molybdopterin oxidoreductase family protein, producing MTHSADTHCPYCALQCAMTLTPTDAAAHATHEATAPVVVAGRDFPTNRGGLCKKGWTSAELLRAPSRLGAPLVRGADGVLHETSWDEALDVVAASLRGIRSSHGADAVGVFGGGGLTNEKSYLLGKFARLALGTSRIDYNGRYCMSSAAAAGNRAFGVDRGLPFPLEDLDGAETILLLGTNPAETMPPFIGHLAGAQAAGGLVVVDPRRTATARLTDDGRGLHVQPAPGTDLPLLLGLIHVVIAERLVDLEYVEHRTVGFDRVRRSVAAWWPERVQSVTGVAALTLKRLARRLASGGRTYVLTGRGVEQHVDGTDTATAAINLALLLGLPGRAGSGYGTLTGQGNGQGGREHGQKCDQLPGYRKIADPEARAHVARVWGVDPAVLPGPGVPAIELLKLLGAPGGVRALMVHGSNLVVSSPNVREVRAGLERLDLLVVCDFFLSETAALADVVLPITQWAEEEGTMTSLEGRVIRRRRAITPPSGVRDELWILHELAERLDCTAAFDTDPEAVFEELRLASEGGIADYSGIDYEMLDRGDAAYWPFPRGSRGTPRLFADRFAHPDGLARLVPVTVRETARPVPGHGEVTLVTGRLLEHYQSGAQTRRVPELLDAQPAAVASMHPATALRLGIDDGDEIEVANHRGVVRCRARHTPDIRPEAVFLPFHYGDGQAANLLTSDEVDPISSMPEFKTNVVRVRRISPAEVVARAEETGVPA
- a CDS encoding GH1 family beta-glucosidase, with protein sequence MSQGNVDYRDSGLAFGPEFLFGSATASYQIEGAVTEDGRGPSIWDTFSHTPGKVWNGDTGDRACDHYHRLDEDLDLMVRLGLEAYRFSIAWPRIQPTGRGPANEAGLAFYERLVDGLIARGIRPIATLYHWDLPQALEDEGGWTNRATAEAFADYARILGERLGDRVDVWTTLNEPWCSSYLGYGSGAHAPGLMDGAKALAAVHHLNLAHGLAIKALREVVTNDPGYSITLNLHVIRPSGPTGAEAARRIDGLANRVFLGPLLDGEYPADVIADTADVTDWAFVKPGDTELIRQPISLLGVNYYSTVTVRMWDGESPRVNADGHKDMGGTAWPGSGQVEFLEQPGPYTDMGWNIDPSGLEDLLVSLHEAYPGLPLMVTENGAAFADAVVDGPDGPAVHDVERTDYLRRHFTAAHRAIERGVDLRGYQVWSLMDNFEWGYGYSKRFGIVRVDYDTFERLPKDSALWYAELIRTRAIPDAPVPSA
- a CDS encoding sirohydrochlorin chelatase, whose translation is MAGPSDDDPLSDSDAAPPLRLIAATHGSPSTANRKAVMRLVDRVATAEPELDVAIEFVDAKSADIAAAVAAAGSVDAVIVPLTLSAGYHVRTGLAFGLERIGGGVRLAAELGPDDRLVAILAERLDEAGLDEGDAVLLAAAGSNDPRAVRECFETARRLGHRLGRPVTVGFIAAAIPRLPDAIEMIREVHPGTRIAVAAYLLAPGTFYDAAAAVDAEIIAEPLIAPGRPVPHALVEVVLDRYAAVEAERRHYA
- the trmD gene encoding tRNA (guanosine(37)-N1)-methyltransferase TrmD; translated protein: MRIDIVTIFPEFFSVLDISLLGKARQAGIIEVEAHDLRSFTHDRHRTVDDTPYGGGAGMVMKPEPWGEAIDSIVGPEASEALLVVPSPAGEPFTQAVARELAAERHLVFACGRYEGIDQRVTDHYEGRMRVRLISLGDYVLNGGEVAVMAMIEAAGRLVPGVVGNPESLVEESHEDGLLEYPSYTKPAVWRGLEVPPVLLSGNHGAVAAWRREQQVERTRRVRPELLDD
- the rimM gene encoding ribosome maturation factor RimM (Essential for efficient processing of 16S rRNA), with the translated sequence MADAPRTQLRVGRLTKAHGLKGAIKVELYTDDPERRFVPGAEFSLQVPTDSPWHGKHLVLRDLRWYNGMPVAFFEGVDDRTAAEALLKAILWVENVDLEEAEPDAWYDHQLVGLAVHRDGVEVGKVVRVDHFPAQDLLIVKTPTGEVMVPFVQAIVPEVDVAAGVVTVTPPSGLFEEIADDEATETSATDAAGGAGSADADASAE
- a CDS encoding MFS transporter; this translates as MTQTTSSAPPAATTSPAVGAPATTDAPPLAFRPSRWIDGWDPENTAQWESQGRAIARRNLNWSIFAEFLGFVVWQLWSIVAVSLPAAGFDLSTGEIFWLISIPSLVGATLRIPYSFLVPKFGGRNWTIISAALLLLPTTAMVVCVSNPETPFPVLLAAAALAGFGGGNFASSMSNITFFYPQREKGWALGLNAAGGNLGAAVAQFVVPIVITIGAGATLNLPVAGWIWIPFILVAMLGAARYMNNLSNAKADFTGSAAALKEPHLWLLSLLYIGTFGSFIGFASVFPKLIADQFPEFSTIAVGGASVSLAFLGALVGSLARPYGGRLSDRFGGARITMTAFAAMALITVAVLLTLPLGNFWLFLGLFLLLFASAGIGNGSTYRMVPVVFAVRGGGTGDVSTQRKAAAALGLISAIGAYGGFLIPQALNLSFQSTGGYGAAFAGFIAAYVVLLVLTWAVYVRSGRLSAHKI
- a CDS encoding glutamate--cysteine ligase produces the protein MPIEFARSPRSTVGIEWEIAIVDRTTGELASVGDRVLEVLHARSEGGRHPSITEEMLTNTVELVSGVHERVADAVADLQGQLDEVRAVVDELGEYELICSGSHPFSQWYDQHLTDKPRYHKLVDRTRWWGRNMMIWGVHVHVGIEDRAKALPILDGLLAYLPHLQALSASSPFWAGVDTGYASNRALMFQQLPTAGLPYPLADWAAYERYVDDLVRTGVIEDYTEVRWDIRPSAKWGTVEVRVCDGVSTADELAAIGALVQCLVEWMSTRLDDGQTLTVLQPWYVRENKWRAARYGLDAEIITDVAGTERLVSDDLRDLVTTLVPVAERLGCASELQLVRGILDGGGSYRRQIAVAEANDGDLTAVVAHLARELRGDERSQRTDAEASAR
- the rpsP gene encoding 30S ribosomal protein S16, encoding MAVKIRLKRLGKIRAPYYRIVVADSRTKRDGRVIEEIGKYHPTESPSFIEVDSERAQYWLSVGAQPTEQVEAILKLTGDWGKFKGDKNAVSTVKVAEPKAAFVADDKKKPVLKPKSEKPAPKAEEAEVAADASTDEA